In one Silene latifolia isolate original U9 population chromosome 10, ASM4854445v1, whole genome shotgun sequence genomic region, the following are encoded:
- the LOC141605024 gene encoding uncharacterized protein LOC141605024 codes for MKPIQNKSPSFISPLCNKRAFLLIFLFIMQNITLSLALRSIDHPGNATDHAALLVIKSQLKVPSNWVLSSWNDSIHHCSWEGVKCERKHKRVTVLDLSSRGLAGTISPFIGNLSFLKIINLYNNSLFGEIPSQLGHLIRLNELRLYNNTLVGEIPANLSRCVNLRVFFLANNKLEGKLPTGLGALSKLIHFRVHMNNLTGPLFDIIQNLTSLVTIAVVENSFTGTIPNSIGRMHNLTLIAAGVNEFSGTLPTSLFNISSLEVLDFMYSQLHGELPADVGVNIPRLTWFNLDGNNFTGLIPITIQNRTALEYIGLGSNNFIGNVPFYFGNFHKLNYLDLGGNFLEGDINLIDTLVNCSQLCDLTLGPNHFSGILPKSVANLSTSLEMLIIPNTLISGKIPEGITNLNNLELLDIYNNKLTGSIPQDFGKLYKLEKLYLESNNLKGKIPNSMANLSYLSELHLENNILEGSIPPNLRNCQSLLYLNLAHNELNGTLDTELFAGSASFIQLRLSYNRLEGSLPLEMSKQSNLQMLRLDNNKFSGVIPDSLSDCSDLQYLNMHGNSFQGNIPSSFASLASLQEIDFSRNNLSGPIPAFFSKFPILYYLNLSYNDFEGSVPTNSVFANASAVFVAGNNRLCGGIKQLHLPKCIEKKSSGKKKRIISHALKLIIPIVGALFGMVAIASGLYLACLKKKKSPLSSGSMMGIVTMKVSYDMLLKATSGFSSENLLGMGSFGSVFKGILDGKLVAVKVLNLQHRSASKSFMAECNTLRNVRHRNLVGVITACSSIDFQRNDFKALVYEFMPNGSLDRWLHGFERNMSLAQMVDVAIDAAHALIYLHHECETPIVHCDLKPSNILLDSDMVAHVGDFGLARFLTQPRHPNQSSTIGIKGTIGYAAPGKNSVIPIYN; via the coding sequence ATGAAACCAATCCAAAATAAAAGTCCAAGTTTTATTTCTCCCCTGTGCAACAAACGAGCCTTTCTACTCATCTTTCTTTTTATTATGCAAAATATTACACTAAGTTTAGCACTACGTAGCATTGACCACCCAGGCAATGCGACCGACCATGCCGCGCTGTTGGTCATCAAGAGCCAGCTAAAGGTTCCTTCAAACTGGGTTTTAAGCTCATGGAACGACTCTATTCACCACTGTTCTTGGGAGGGAGTCAAATGTGAGCGTAAACATAAACGAGTGACTGTACTAGATTTGAGTTCTAGAGGTTTGGCAGGAACCATATCTCCTTTTATTGGAAACCTGAGCTTTCTTAAGATCATTAACCTTTACAATAATAGTCTATTTGGAGAAATTCCCAGTCAATTAGGTCATCTAATCAGGCTTAATGAACTACGGCTATATAACAACACACTTGTAGGCGAAATTCCAGCCAACTTATCTCGTTGTGTTAACCTTAGAGTGTTTTTCTTAGCCAACAACAAGCTAGAGGGAAAACTCCCAACAGGACTAGGAGCATTGTCAAAGCTAATACACTTTCGTGTGCATATGAACAATCTTACAGGCCCTCTTTTTGACATCATACAAAACCTTACTTCTTTAGTAACAATAGCTGTTGTTGAAAACTCATTTACAGGAACTATCCCAAACAGCATTGGTAGGATGCATAATCTAACCCTCATTGCAGCTGGAGTAAATGAATTCTCAGGCACACTTCCCACATCCCTTTTTAATATCTCCTCCCTTGAAGTTCTTGATTTTATGTACAGCCAACTACATGGAGAACTTCCAGCAGATGTTGGCGTCAATATTCCTCGTCTGACATGGTTCAACCTCGACGGAAACAACTTCACAGGATTAATTCCAATCACGATACAAAACCGTACAGCTCTTGAATATATTGGACTCGGTAGTAATAATTTTATAGGAAATGTTCCTTTTTATTTTGGGAATTTCCATAAGCTAAATTATTTAGATCTTGGAGGGAACTTCCTAGAGGGTGACATTAATCTTATAGATACACTTGTTAACTGCAGCCAATTATGTGACCTCACATTGGGACCGAATCATTTTTCAGGAATATTACCCAAATCTGTTGCCAATCTCTCCACCTCTTTGGAAATGCTCATTATACCAAATACTCTGATAAGTGGAAAAATTCCTGAAGGTATTACCAATCTCAACAATCTTGAGCTGTTAGACATATACAACAACAAATTAACAGGATCTATCCCTCAAGATTTCGGGAAGCTCTACAAATTGGAAAAACTCTATCTAGAGTCCAACAATTTAAAAGGTAAAATTCCCAATTCCATGGCCAATTTATCGTACTTAAGCGAGCTTCATTTAGAAAACAACATATTGGAAGGGAGTATACCTCCAAACCTTAGGAATTGCCAAAGCTTGTTGTACCTGAATTTAGCACATAACGAACTCAATGGAACATTGGATACTGAGCTATTTGCAGGATCTGCTTCATTTATTCAACTACGTTTGTCTTATAATCGTTTGGAAGGCTCCCTACCTTTGGAAATGAGTAAACAAAGCAACCTACAAATGTTAAGACTAGATAACAATAAGTTTTCGGGTGTGATTCCAGATAGTCTTAGCGACTGTTCTGACCTTCAATACCTTAACATGCATGGAAATTCCTTCCAGGGAAATATTCCGTCATCCTTCGCTTCTTTGGCTAGCCTCCAAGAAATTGACTTTTCTCGAAACAATTTATCTGGCCCAATTCCAGCCTTCTTCTCtaaatttcctatattatattatCTTAACTTATCTTATAACGACTTTGAGGGAAGTGTTCCAACGAACTCAGTATTTGCAAATGCAAGTGCGGTCTTTGTTGCTGGCAATAACAGACTTTGTGGAGGAATAAAACAGCTTCACTTACCAAAGTGCATTGAGAAGAAAAGCTcgggaaaaaagaaaagaataatatcTCATGCCCTTAAATTGATAATCCCAATTGTTGGCGCACTATTTGGGATGGTGGCCATAGCATCAGGGCTGTATTTGGCATGTCTCAAAAAGAAAAAGTCACCTCTTTCATCAGGTTCAATGATGGGGATTGTAACCATGAAAGTGTCGTACGACATGTTACTCAAAGCAACATCTGGTTTTTCTTCAGAGAATCTACTTGGGATGGGATCTTTTGGATCCGTGTTTAAGGGGATTTTGGATGGAAAATTGGTTGCAGTTAAAGTTCTCAACTTGCAACACCGCAGTGCATCTAAGAGCTTCATGGCAGAGTGTAACACATTGAGGAATGTCCGTCATCGGAATCTGGTAGGCGTTATAACAGCTTGTTCCAGCATTGACTTTCAGAGAAACGATTTTAAAGCACTGGTATATGAGTTCATGCCAAATGGGAGTCTAGACAGATGGTTACATGGATTCGAACGAAACATGAGCCTTGCTCAAATGGTGGATGTTGCGATTGATGCTGCCCATGCACTCATCTATCTCCACCATGAGTGTGAAACTCCAATAGTGCATTGCGACTTGAAACCGAGCAACATATTGCTTGACAGTGACATGGTCGCTCATGTTGGAGATTTTGGATTAGCAAGGTTTCTTACTCAACCTCGGCATCCGAATCAAAGTAGTACAATTGGAATCAAAGGAACTATAGGTTATGCTGCTCCAGGTAAGAATAGCGTGATTCCTATTTATAATTAG
- the LOC141606996 gene encoding putative receptor-like protein kinase At3g47110 yields MSEYGLGSEPSTEGDVYSYGILLLELMTGKSPTNNMFREGYSLHKHAEAALPDQVLQIVDPSLEEDNLAEEAEDARIIQGELQRRVDCITTVISVGVLCSNHLPQQRMKIVEARSRLQSARDNLLSTRNRRNRPARALMVTEA; encoded by the exons ATGTCAGAGTATGGGCTCGGAAGTGAGCCATCTACAGAGGGTGATGTTTACAGCTATGGCATATTGCTACTTGAGCTAATGACAGGAAAAAGTCCGACAAACAACATGTTTAGGGAAGGCTACAGCCTTCATAAGCATGCAGAAGCAGCATTACCTGACCAAGTCTTGCAAATTGTGGATCCATCGCTTGAAGAAGATAACCTTGCCGAAGAAGCCGAAGACGCAAGGATAATCCAAGGTGAGCTTCAAAGAAGGGTGGATTGCATTACTACTGTGATCAGTGTAGGAGTGTTGTGCTCAAATCATTTGCCACAACAGCGAATGAAAATAGTTGAAGCCAGAAGCAGGCTTCAATCAGCAAGAGACAACCTTCTCAGTACTAGAAACAGGCGTAATCGTCCTGCAAGAG CGCTGATGGTTACAGAGGCCTGA